A DNA window from Aquarana catesbeiana isolate 2022-GZ linkage group LG01, ASM4218655v1, whole genome shotgun sequence contains the following coding sequences:
- the RAD1 gene encoding cell cycle checkpoint protein RAD1, with the protein MAFLSQSEVEDDQYVFTCSLDNARNLSNILKAINFKDHAACFATSNGLKFTVENAKCLQANAFIQAGIFQEFSIQEESVIFRINLTVLLDCLTIFGASAVPASPTALKMCYRGYGHPLMLFLEEGGVMTVCKINTQEPEETLDFDFCSTNVVNKIILQSEGLKEAFSELDMTSDILQITMSPTKPYFRLSTFGNAGSAHLDYPKDSDLIEAFHCTETQTNRYKISLLKPSTKALALSCKVSIRTDNRGFLSLQYMVRNEDGQICFVEYYCCPDEDLQDAES; encoded by the exons ATGGCCTTCCTGTCGCAGTCGGAAGTGGAGGACGACCAGTACGTATTTACCTGCAGCCTTGACAACGCCCGCAATTTGTCCAACATCCTGAAGGCCATTAACTTCAAGGACCACGCCGCTTGTTTTGCCACCAGCAACGGACTTAAATTCACAGTGGAAAATGCCAAATGTCTCCAAGCCAACGCCTTCATTCAG GCTGGGATCTTTCAAGAATTCAGCATTCAAGAGGAATCTGTGATCTTCCGAATTAATCTCACCGTCCTTCTGGATTGTTTGACCATATTTGGTGCAAGTGCCGTGCCag CCAGTCCGACGGCTCTGAAGATGTGTTACCGCGGCTATGGGCACCCCCTCATGCTGTTcctggaggaaggaggggtgatgACCGTGTGTAAAATCAACACTCAGGAACCCGAGGAGACGTTGGACTTTGACTTCTGTAGCACCAATGTGGTCAATAAAATCATTCTGCAGTCTGAGGGGCTGAAAGAGGCGTTCTCCGAGCTGGACATGACCAGTGATATCCTGCAGATCACAATGTCCCCCACCAAGCCATACTTCAG GTTGTCAACATTTGGCAATGCAGGAAGTGCTCACCTGGACTACCCTAAGGATTCGGATCTGATAGAAGCCTTCCACTGTACAGAGACTCAGACAAACAG ATATAAAATCTCCTTACTGAAGCCATCCACCAAAGCTCTGGCCTTGTCCTGTAAGGTGTCCATCCGGACCGATAACCGAGGTTTCCTCTCCCTTCAGTACATGGTGAGGAATGAAGACGGACAGATCTGCTTCGTGGAGTATTATTGCTGTCCAGATGAAGACTTGCAGGATGCAGAATCCTAG